ATCGATAAAATACGTTGCGCAGAACTAATTGAAATCGCAAAGCCGATGCAGGTTTCTTTCCACCGCGCATTTGATATGGTTATTGATATGGAAGAAGCTTTAGAAGATCTGATTTCCCTTGGCGTGATCCGTGTACTGACTTCGGGAGGTAAAGCAACTGCACTGGAGGGATCGGAGAAATTAGCCGGGCTGATCAAACAGGCAGCAGGCAGAATTACGATCATGCCTGGTGCTGGTGTCAGCAGCTCAACTATCAAACAATTGATTTTTAAAACCGGGGCGAAAGAATTTCATGCTTCAGCCAGAAAAAACCACGCAAGCAAAATGCTGTTCAGGAACAGCGAATTAAGTATGGGAAATGAGGCAGATGAATACAGTTCTTCTTTTACAGACGCAGAACTGGTCAAAAAATTACTTGAACTGGCAAACAGTGTGGAATAATCAAGCTAATATTCTATATTTGCGGCACTGATGAAGCACATACGTAATTTTTGCATAATTGCACACATTGACCACGGTAAGAGTACCTTGGCCGACCGTTTACTTGAATACACGAATACAATCACCCAGAGAGAGTCACAGGCTCAGTTACTGGATGACATGGATTTGGAGCGCGAACGCGGTATTACCATTAAAAGTCATGCGATCCAAATGGACTATATCCAGGATGGACAGCCTTATATATTAAACTTAATTGACACGCCCGGACACGTAGATTTCTCTTATGAAGTTTCCCGTTCAATTGCTGCCTGCGAAGGTGCATTATTGATCGTAGATGCTTCACAGGGAATTCAGGCCCAAACTATTTCCAACCTTTATTTAGCACTGGAGCATGATTTAGAAATCATCCCGATCTTAAATAAAATGGACTTGCCGGGTGCTATGCCAGAAGAGGTAAAAGATCAGATCATTGAACTGATTGGTTGCAAAAGAGAAGAAATCATCCCTGCTTCAGGAAAAACAGGTCAGGGTGTTCACGATATACTTCGTGCAATCGTTGAACGTGTACCTGCACCAAAAGGAAACCCTGAAGGTGAATTACAGGCATTAATCTTTGACTCCGTATTTGATTCATTCCGTGGTATCGTTGCTTATTTCAAAGTATTAAACGGAGAAATCCGCAAAAAAGATAAAGTGAAATTTGTCGCTACCGGCAAGGAATATATTGCAGAGGAAGTAGGTACTTTAAAATTAAAACAATCTCCTAAAGATGTCATCAAAACTGGTGACGTGGGTTATATCATTTCTGGTATTAAAGAAGCCAGAGAGGTAAAAGTAGGTGATACAATTACACATAAAGACAGACCAAGTTCTGAACCGATCAAAGGTTTCGAAGAGGTTAAGCCAATG
The sequence above is drawn from the Pedobacter cryoconitis genome and encodes:
- a CDS encoding copper homeostasis protein CutC, yielding MIEMEVCANSVSSALEAQLGGAKRVELCASLTEGGTTPSYAEIKLARQLLTIEVFPIIRPRGGDFLYSDLEFELMKEDIKICKVLQCEGIVTGILTAAGKIDKIRCAELIEIAKPMQVSFHRAFDMVIDMEEALEDLISLGVIRVLTSGGKATALEGSEKLAGLIKQAAGRITIMPGAGVSSSTIKQLIFKTGAKEFHASARKNHASKMLFRNSELSMGNEADEYSSSFTDAELVKKLLELANSVE